The Poriferisphaera corsica DNA segment CCACACTAGCCATCTGCGCTCTTACACTCACAGCCAATTTAGCTACCAACGCCACTGTCATGGCAGACACATTCACAATCGATTACGCTGGTGTGTTCCTCATCAACAACGGTGGTGAACTCATCAGCTCCGCATTACCTGCAAGTCTTTCCAGCGGTTCCGTTGGTGAGCAAAACCAAGTCATGAAGCTTGCCGGCGTTACCTCGTTTCATGGCTTCCGTCTTTCCTACGATGCATTCATTCTTCGATGGACTGGCAGGACACGCACGCCACTTACCACTGGAGATATGATGCATATCGCCGGTGAATACGACATCACGGTTCCCACATCGACACCCGTATCTTCAACATTGCATTTTTACGTATCTGACGCAATCTTTAATTACAGCCGCATCAATGGTTATTCTGATGATCCATCTACGCTCAAAGTCCAGGAGTCAAACACCGGCGCACTGGCGACAAACCTTGTGAACGCCGATGGTAACGACACTCACACCTTTACTTTCAATCATCAAACACCAATCCTGCAATTCGAAGATAGAGTTGAATGGGAAGCGGGTACGCGCTGGCAGGTCGAGCTAAAAGTGTATGCCTCGCTCGGCCACAATGATCGTATTACTGTGACTGTCCCTAATGACTCCATCGACTTTACTCAAGGGACGCTTCCTGGCATCCCAGAGCCTGCATCGCTTTCTTTGTTTGCACTCGGATCACTTGCACTGATTCGCCGCAAAGAACGCGCATAAATTCTGGAAATAACAATACTCGAAGCCCGGCTTTTGCGGGCTTTTTTGTGCGCACAAAAAAGCAAGTTGCCTGAGTCGCATTTGTGTGATTGCGGTCAAAAACTGCTTGTTTTTTAGTAAAATCAGTTCGTCTATGATGGGAACTTGATGTTTTTTTGCAAAGTCGAACCCAAACGATTCAAAACGAAATACGTACTTTGAAGTGGTAGGCAGATCGGTAACAAGTTGATGTTTCGACGGTTAAATGATGCGTGATTCGTATGCTGTAATTTTTGTGCGCACGGAGCATTTTCCTGTGCGCACGGTTTGTTCAATTCTCTGCAGGGCAGGGGCGCACAAAAGAGAATGTTGTTGCCCCGATTTTTGGGATCAGAAATTAAACCTGAGGCCGGCGGAGAGGCGCTGGGCTTCCATTTCATCGTGGAAGAGTGTGGTGTCAAAAGTGGTGTGGAAGATGAGTTTATCGGAGAGCGCCCAGAGCGAACCGAGAGAGAGATTGACGTAGTTCTCGTCAGTGGAGTCGACAAAGGCTTTGAATGGGTTGGATGGGTCGCCGATAAAGGAGACGTTTGTGGATCGCTGCTGGTCGATGAACTGGTGTTCATATGATGCTGAGATGAACGGCTCTAATACAGAGTTAGATAGTTCGTATTTGAAGGAATCGAGAGCGCCGATGGAGGTGGTGAGAGAATCGGTGGACTGTGATTTGACGTTGAGGCCGAGTGCGCCGACTTCGGTTTCGGTGTAGCCTGCGATGTTTGAGTTTGCGTAGCGGAGGTAGGCGAAGGGTGTGAGGATGAGGTTTTTGATTGGGGTTTCGGGGATGAGATAGTTGATGCCTGCTTCGGCGGTGAACTGGTGGTTGTGTGTGTTGCCGAGGGCGGTTTCGCCGTTGAAGAGATTGCGTTCGAGTTGGTAATCGGCGTAGGTGTAGCCGAGGGTAGCGTCGAAGCGCAGGTTAGGTGATGCGTAGTAGTTTGCGTAGATCTGTGTGTTGAGCGCGTTGGTTTCGGATGAGCCGAGTGAGTTAAGGTTGTCGGTGGTGACGTAGGCGTAACCGATGGCCGCGCCGAGCCGGAGGTTTTCGGTGGCCATGAAGTCGGCGCCGATGAGGAAATCGGATTGATAAGACTCGAAACCGACTTGATTTGCAGTAGAATTGTGATCGGTGTGTGAGTATGAGGAGGTGAGGAAGAGGCCGCCTGAGTTGCGGTTGAACCAATCGAAAATGGGTGAGCCAGAGAGCGACTCGCTGTCAGCGGAGAGCATGAGCATGTAATCGGTTGGCTCTTGCTGTGATGCGGCTAACGGTTGGTTAGGTTGGTGTGGTTGGTTTGAGGTTGGATTGAAGGCGAAGGTTTGTCCTTGCTGGACGGCGTTGAAGCGGCTGTGCATGGCGGAGGCATTGGAGGACGCGAGGTTGGCTGCGGTTGCGGATTGTGAGAGGAGATTGTTTTGTTGGAGGGACTGGACGGCGGCTTGCTGTTTGAGTGGGGTTGTGAGGTTGAGGATGTCGGTGACGACGGTGTTGAAGGCTGTGTTGTTTTTAGCGGCTTGGTCGATTGCGGACATGGTTTGGGTCATGCCGGTGGATGTTGGTGTGATGGTGGGTGAGATGCCGGCGGCTTTGACAATCAGTTTCATGAAGTCGGGGATGTTGTCGTCGTCGGCGGTATTGAGGACGATCTCGTACATGAGGCCTGCGGCTGGCGTTGGGAGAAAGGTGTTTGTGAATGAACCTTCGAGTGAGCCTGTGCCGTCTTCGCCGGCTTTGATGAGGGTGTATTCGTCGCCTGCTTCGAAGGCTGCGTCGTGGATTCTGTCTTCGGGAAGACCCATGTCGTTGAGGAAACTTGCGGTATGGTCGATTACACGAAGATCGCCAGCAAGGGTGAGGGTTTGGTCGTCGTTTATGACGATTCTTGCGGAAAAGAAATTGTTGGATGTAACGCCGAAATCTTGCATATCCTGCTCATTAAGCCAGAGGATGTTGAATTGGAGTTCCTTTGCTGGATTGAGTGTGTGGCTTTTATTGATGTAGGTTGATTTGGCTGTTGTTGGACTAATGATGGTGTTGCCGTTGATTGTGACATCACCGTCGAGGACGGTGTATGCGAAAGTTGCGTTGCCGTTGATGATGATTTGGCCGTTGTTTAGTGTTGAGAGTTGTGTGAGGTCATCGATTGCGTCGTCCTTGAAATCACCGTTGAATGTGATGATTGCATTGTCTGCGATGAAGGTTGATTCAGGGATTTCGGAGTCTTCGCTGAGGTTTAGTGTGATGGGTGAGTTATTCTTGGCGTGGAAGGTTGAGTCGAAATCAGCATCGATTTTGCCGGTGAATGTGAGGGATTCGTTTGTGCTGTCATTGAGGACGTATGCATTATTGAAGTTGATGGCTCCGGGGTGGAATCCGTTGGGATCGGAGTAGCCGGAGGTGATGTTGCCGTAGCCTGAGAGGGTAGGGTCGGATACGTCTGCGTTGTAGCCATGGAAAGCGATGAAGGCGTCGGAATCGGAACCATCGGAGACGGTGCCGATTGCGGAGATGGTTGCGTTTTCTAGTTGGTAGTTTGCGTAGCGGAAGTAGTGGTGAGAGCCTGGAGCGTAGTTAATTTTGGCAGCACGAAGGGTACTGTCTTGGACTGAGACATCGCCATCGAGGTAGAAGGATATGTTGCCGGTGGTGGTGATGATGGAATTGGATCTGGCGTAACAACGATCGACGACAGAAAGTTCGGTTACATCGCTGGTTGCGTAGCCGAAGTTGATGCCGCCATCGCCGGCTTCGAGATAGGTTTCGTGGGCGGTGAAATCGATCGTGTGGGCTGCGATATTAATATTGTTTGAAGCGTAGATACCTTGGCCGTTGGTATTGCAGACGCCTGTGTTGAAATAGGCGGTGTTTTGAGTGATGCCGTCACCGGCGAAAGAGATTGAGCCGGTTTTGATGGTGCATTGTGTGCCATGTATTTGAGATTGATCTGCGAGGCCGAATGCTATTTGCGAGTTGTTTGTGTTGTTGGGATCGGCATCATCATCAAGCAGTACTTTTGCGTTGTTGGTCACGTCAAGTGAGTAGTATTTACCATTGTCGGTGTTGGCAAGGATGTTTTTAGCTTTGAGGGTGCCGCCGACGAGGGAGGCGTCATTCATGCCGGAGCCGCTGAGGATGAGGTTGTTGCCGATGTTGATTGCGTTGTTGTCGCGTGCTGTATCATCGGAGCCGTAGGCGATGAGGCTTGTGTAGCCGGCTGTGTTTGTGCTGTTGAGTGTGAGGTCATTGGCAACGTTGAGAGTTGAACCTTCGTAGACGTAGAGTGCGGCGGGGATGTTGATGGCGTGGATATCGCGTGTGATGAGAGCGTTTTGTACGCTGAGGGTCGAGGATTGGATTTTGAGTTGGTCGTCAAAATGCTTGGCGTTGAAGGTTAGGTCCTTGGCTTGGGAGGCAGTGTTGACGAGGACGGTTGTGCCTGAGGTTGTGTTGCCTGTGAAGGTGGCGTCGATGGTTGAGGTGGGAAGTGTTGTTGAGGTCCAGTTGTTGTTGTCAGAGTAAAGACCGTTGCCTGCGGTGCCGGTCCAGTTGACTTCGGTGGGGGTGCTACCAGCTTGGGCGTAAGGGTTGAGCCAAAGCATTGAGGTTGCAGCGATGGCTGTGAGGGCTGCGGTGGTGAAGTGTGCGGTGTTGTTGACGATTGACATGGGATGCCTCCGGAATCGTACTGTTTCAGTTTTGTATAAATTGTTGCTGGGACGTGAGATATGTCCCGGAGACAGGCTAATATGAGTATCGTTTGTGACGGGGATTTACTTAAGTGGAGTTTGATATAGACCTATAAAAAAAACGCGATCCGTGGATCGCGTTTTTTGGGAACATTCAATGATAAATCGTAACTTAGTAGTGACCAGAACCACCATTAGTGGTTATTGCAGTATTTAGTTCAAAGAAGGTGTTGTTAAGAATTTCAATTATTACGCCTTCAGTTCCGTACCATTCTTCAGATTTACTCTTGTCTAAATGTATCGTGTCGTCTGAAAAATCAATCTTTGCACTTGCAAAGTACTGAATCAAAGTAAAGGCGTCATTAAATGTGATTTCATGTCCAAGTATATGAGAGTAGTCATTCCGGAGGTTATTGAATTGAATGAGTGCATTCATGAAATCATCAGTCACAAAATCATAATCCCTACACCTTTCAACCTTCTTCGGAAATGGCCATTTCCAAGGCGTTTCGCCATGATTTTTTATTTGTAGAAGTTCAACAAGCATTGCTTCAATCGTTAGATGTCCCACTAATATCGTTACTATAAGATCACGTTGCGGGTTTTGATTAAGCCACATATCAAACTGAGGTTTAATTTTTGCTTTTCTCATTGCAGCATTTTAAGTGAGGAGCAGCCTGTATAAAAGGGAGTCGATAGGCTAATAAAAAACGCGACCGGGAGGTCGCGTTTTGGGAGATTTGTTTTGTTTTGTTTTGTTGTGATGTGGTCGGGAGCTTAGAGCTTCCAGAGGCTGGTGCCCCAGCTTAATCCGCCGCCTTGAGCGACGAAGATGACGTAGTCGCCTTCTTTGATTTTTTCCTGATCCATGAGTTCATGGAGGCAGAGGCCGACGGTGCCGGCGGAGGAGTTGCCGTAACGGTCGATGTTGACGTAGACCTTGTCGATGGGGAAGCCAAGCTTCTTCCATGCGGTTTGGAGCATACGCAGATTTGATTGGTGGGGGATGACCATCTTGACTTGGTCGGCGGTGATGCCGGCGCGGCTCATGGCTTCATCGACACAGTCTGCCAATGCGTTGACGGCAAACTTGTAGACGGCTTTGCCGTTCATCTGGATGGTGTTGTATGCCCCACTGAAGGCTTCTTTTTCGCTTTCAGGGATGTCTGCATCGGTGCGCGGTACGTAGAGGACTTCGCCTCGTTCACCGTCAGACCACATGCCTTGGTAGAGGCAACCGACTTCAGGGTCGTCACTTGCGGAGAGGACGGCGGCACCGGCGGCGTCTCCGAAGAGTACGCAAGTGCGACGGTCTTTCCAGTCGGTGATTTTGCTGAGTGCGTCAGCGCCACATACGGCGATGTTTTTGTAGTGTCCGGACTCGATCATGCATGAAGCGGTGTTGATTGCTGCGACAAAGCCGGTACAGGCGATGTTCAGGTCGTAGGCTCCGCATGGGATGGCACCGAGTTTCTTGACGACGGTAGCCGCCATGGCAGGGCAGATGACATCCTGAGTCATCGAGGCAACGATGACCATGTCGAGATCTTTGGGGTCGATATTAGCGTTCTCACAGGCTTGCCTGATGGCACCGGTGGCTAGATCGCTGGTGTCTTGACCATCAGCGATGATATAGCGGGTTTTGATGCCGGTACGCTGTGTGATCCACTCGTCATTGGTGTCGACCATCTTGGAGAGGTCTTCATTGGTGAGAGCTTTGTTTGGGATACACATGCCGGTGCCGGTGATTTTGACACCCGCTGGACGCGAGAGACTGCGTCTTGTTCCTTGCATTAGGCTGATTCCTCTGCGACTACTTCGGAATTTGCGAACGCCTCCACGATGGCGTCATTCACATGATGCTCCGCATACGAGATCGCTTTGCGGATTGCATTTTTGATGGTTCTAGCCTGGCTTGAACCGTGGCAGATCATGCAGATGCTGTTCGCTCCGAGCAGTGGCGCGCCACCATACTCATGATAATCGTGTTTCTTCCAGACCCGTTTTGCGACAGGTTCGAACTGCATGGCAAGCCCGGGGTCTTCTTCGAGGATTTCGTGGGCGATGATCTCGAAGAGTCCTTTTGAAAGGCCTTCGGAAAGTTTTAGCACGACATTGCCGGTAAAACCTTCACACACGACGACGTCCGCCATCCCTTTAAAGAGAGAACGACCTTCGCAGTAACCAACATAGTTGATTGAAGAATCGCTCTTAATAATTTCGTTTGTTTCTTTAACAAGGGAGTTGCCCTTGTTTTCTTCGCCACCGATGGAGAGTAGTGCGACTCTGGGGTTGTCGACGCCGAGGACTTCGCGGGAATAGATCGCGGACATTTTGGCGTACTGGTAGAGGTGTGAGGGCCGTGGTTCGGGGTTTGCGCCGACATCACAGAGGACGACGGGGCCGTGGAACGTTGGCAGGATGATTGCGATTCCGGGGCGGTGAACGCCTGGGAGTCGGCGCAGTGACATTTGTGCGGCTGCGACACAAGCGCCGGTGTTGCCGGCACTGATGATCACGTCGACTTTTTTGTCGCCTGCTTTGCGTCCGGCCATCTTACCCATGACAACGAGGGAGCTGTCAGGCTTATCACGGATCGCCTGTACGGGTGACTCGCCCATGCCGATGGACTGGGTGGTGCCGACAATTTCGAGGCGTTGCTTATCATCGTCACTCAGGGTGCGTTCGGCAATCGCTTCTTCAATCAGCTCCTGGTCACCGATAAGCACAAGCGTGTCATCGGAGGAGAGAAGTTCAATCGCGTCGAGGCACCCAGTGATGATGGCATCTGGGGCGTTATCGCCCCCCATCACGTCTACTGCAATGCGCACGGGATTAGTCTTCCTTCGAGTTGAGTTGTAGTTTCAGGCCTGGGCGTACGTACCCGCAGTCACTGCATGCTGCGTGTGGCAATTTGATGCCGCCGCAGTTGGGGCAGCTGACGGAGACGCGCGCTTTAATTGCGTCGTGGCTACGACGGATGCGGCCTCTGGTACGACTCTGTCTCTGTTGTGGAACCATGGTTCTACTTTCCAAATACTACTGTTCAAGTTGAAATAAATCTCACCATTGGTTGGGTCGGGATGTGTTCATGGCACAATCGGCCCAGAATGGTGTTCAGGAAACCGCAAAGGGTAGCTTTGCGGGGGTATTCCGTCAACCTGACCCCTAACGGGGCCCGGACAGAAAATAGGTTTTAAAAGGTGCGAAAATACGGTTGTGGGGCTGTGTCGCGGGGGGGGTGTAGCAGCATGGGGGATAAATGAGGGTTGAGGGGCTGTAGGTGGGGGTCTGAAGAGTCTGTAGTTGTTTATGTGACTGTTTTTCGCGGATTTGAGGGGGATTGAGTATTTTTGAGGGATTCAGAAATCTTACACAATCTTAAGGCGTGAGTCATGTGGCGTCATGGTGAGATTGCGTGTTCTCTGGATATTGGGTGAAAAAAAATACCACGGAGAAGGACTCCGTGGCAATTCCTATTTATCACAAGATTTTGAGGGCAATGGGTTAAGCGTTGATGAGATCGGCTGCGGTGCTGGCGGGCTCGTGTTCGAGATCGACGGCTGGTGGTTCGTATTCGGGTTCGCGGATGGATGCGATCATCTCTTGCACTTTCTCGTTGGGGCCTGTGGTGAACGGAACGAGTGAGAGTGTGAGTACGAAGTTGATGATCATGCCGACGACGCCGATGCCTTGGGGGCCGATGCCGAAGCACCAGTGTGGCATTTTGAAGTAGACGGCGGCGATGATGTAAAAGGCGGTAAAGGCGATGCCAGCAATCATGCCGGTGATGGCCGCGGTGGTGCCGACACGTTTTGAGAAGATGCCGAGGACGATGGCTGGGAAGAATGAGGCGGCGGCGAGGCCGAAGGCGAAGGCAACGACTTGTGAGACGAAGCCTGGGGGGTAGATGCCGAAGAGTCCGGCGATGACGACGGCGAAGCCAATGGTGACGCGACCGACGGCGAGGCGTGAAGTTTCGGAGGCGTTGTTATTAAGGATGCGGAAGTAGAGGTCGTGTGCGACGGAAGATGAGATGACGAGTAGTAGACCTGAAGCGGTTGAGAGTGCGGCGGCGAGAGCGCCTGCGGCGATGAATGCGATGATCCAGTTGGAGAGTTCAGCCATTTCAGGTGTTGCGAGGACGATGATGTCACGGTCTGGGCCTGAGAGATTTTTGGCGGTGAGTATTTGCCGGGCATCAGCGCCTTGCTGGCCGTTTGAGTCGAGCCAGAGCTGATGGTTGGTGCGGAGTGTTCCGAGTTCTGCGGCGATGGCGCCGGAGCCTGTACGGAAGATTTCGTTGTCTTCGCGTCCGGTGTATTTGAGTTTGCCGTCGTTGTCGCCATCGAAGAATGCGATGAGTCCAGTGCGTTCCCAGTTAAAGAACCAGTGCGGAAGTTCGGAGAGGATGTCGCCTGTGGTTTTGTGGATGATGTAGCGTTTTTGTCCGGCGGCAGTGGTGAATGAGGTGAATTCAGGGGCGAATGAGCCATCGGTGCCGTGATCGACGGCGATGCGTGGGATGCTATCGGCATCGTTGATGAGTTTGAGCGTTTGGCCGGTGTCGGTTGTGATGCCTTGTGGCGGGAGTGGGACGTTGTAGGTTCGGTTGTTGAGTGTGGTGAGCATGTAGTATCGTGCGAATGCGGCTGTTGACGGCGCGGTGAGGTAGAGGCCGGCCATGAAGAAGAGTGCCCAGAAGGCTGACCATCGTGCGGCTTTGACGTTTTTAACGGTGTAGAAACGGACGATGACGTGGGGTAGTCCTGCGGTGCCGACCATGAGAACGAGTGCTACGCAGAACATGTTGAGGAGTTTATTGAATCCGCCGCCGGATTCGCCGGAAGCGGCGGTGTAAGAGCCGAAGCCGAGGTCACTGCCGATGTCGTTGAGTTTATCGAGGAAGAATGCGGAGGATTGTGTGGTTGTGTCGGTGATGGTTGAGCCGAGTCCTAACTGTGGGATAGGGTTGCCAGTGAGCTTGATTGAGATGGCGATCGCGGGGATGAGGAATGCAGTGATGAGGATCCAGAATTGGGCGACTTGAGTCCATGTGATGCCTTTCATGCCGCCGAGTGTGGCGTAGATGAAGACGATGATCATGCCGATGATGACGCCGTAGGTGACGGGGACTTCGAGGAAGCGAGAAAAGACGATACCGACACCGCGCATTTGTCCAGCGACGTATGTGAAGGAGATAAAGATTGCACATATCACTGCGACGAGCCGGGCGAAGTCCGAGGAGTAGCGGTCGCCGATAAAATCGGGAACCGTAAAGTGTCCGAACTTTCGGAGGTATGGTGCGAGGAGTAGCGCGAGGAGTACGAACCCACCCGTCCATCCCATGAGGTATTGTCCACCGGCGTAGCCCATGGTTGCGATGAGTCCTGCCATGCCGATGAAAGATGCGGCTGACATCCAGTCGGCGGCGGTTGCCATACCGTTGGCGGAAGCAGGGATGCCTCGTCCGGCGACGTAGAAGCCTTTGGTGTCTTTGACACGAGCCCGCCATGCGATGAAGAGATAGAGCGTGAAGGTGATGCCGACGAATATGTAAGTCCATGTCATGACGTTCATACGACACCTCCGTCATTGTTTTTGGATTTGGTATGAAGTTCGTCTAACTCGCGCTTATGGAGGTTGTCGATTTTATTCATTGTGAGCGCGTAGATGAGGATGATGATGACGAAGATGATGATGGCGCCTTGTTGGGCGAACCAGAAACCAAGTGGATAGCCTGTGCCGGGGAAGTTGAATTGGTTGAGCCAGTCGGCGAAAAGGATGCCGCAGCCGAGGCCTGCGGCGGCCCAGATGAGCAGGAGGATGCCCATGACGCGGATATTGCGTTCCCAGTATTTTTGAATCGATTTTACGATGATAGGATTCGAGTAATCTATCTTACGCTTAGGTTTTTGGTCAGGGGGTGCGGGTGGCTGATCGTGCATGTTTGGGCTCCTACAATGAAACAGGATAGCGACATCGCTTCATTATTTATGAAGCGATACAGCGGATGATTAGATAAGAAATACTGAGTCTAAAAGATGATTCAGCTAGGGAACCAATCGGGATGAAGCAAGATCGTAAAGATAAATATGATAAAGGTGCAAATGGTTTTTTTAATATTGTGGGAAGAGTGGTATATGGGGTATGGCGAGTAAGTATTCAGGTGATTTTACCAGGTATAATGATCGATTCCGAAGACGAGAGCGCTGCCGAAGAAACCAACGCAGCAGATTAATGGAGCGATGATGAAGAGTATGATACGTAGAGGAAGTCGAGAGCGAGATTCAGGTTTTACGGAGTGATATTCGAGAGAAATGAGTGCGAGGAAGGCGAGTATGGTG contains these protein-coding regions:
- a CDS encoding PEP-CTERM sorting domain-containing protein — protein: MFLNKLTCRIKTTLAICALTLTANLATNATVMADTFTIDYAGVFLINNGGELISSALPASLSSGSVGEQNQVMKLAGVTSFHGFRLSYDAFILRWTGRTRTPLTTGDMMHIAGEYDITVPTSTPVSSTLHFYVSDAIFNYSRINGYSDDPSTLKVQESNTGALATNLVNADGNDTHTFTFNHQTPILQFEDRVEWEAGTRWQVELKVYASLGHNDRITVTVPNDSIDFTQGTLPGIPEPASLSLFALGSLALIRRKERA
- a CDS encoding autotransporter family protein translates to MSIVNNTAHFTTAALTAIAATSMLWLNPYAQAGSTPTEVNWTGTAGNGLYSDNNNWTSTTLPTSTIDATFTGNTTSGTTVLVNTASQAKDLTFNAKHFDDQLKIQSSTLSVQNALITRDIHAINIPAALYVYEGSTLNVANDLTLNSTNTAGYTSLIAYGSDDTARDNNAINIGNNLILSGSGMNDASLVGGTLKAKNILANTDNGKYYSLDVTNNAKVLLDDDADPNNTNNSQIAFGLADQSQIHGTQCTIKTGSISFAGDGITQNTAYFNTGVCNTNGQGIYASNNINIAAHTIDFTAHETYLEAGDGGINFGYATSDVTELSVVDRCYARSNSIITTTGNISFYLDGDVSVQDSTLRAAKINYAPGSHHYFRYANYQLENATISAIGTVSDGSDSDAFIAFHGYNADVSDPTLSGYGNITSGYSDPNGFHPGAINFNNAYVLNDSTNESLTFTGKIDADFDSTFHAKNNSPITLNLSEDSEIPESTFIADNAIITFNGDFKDDAIDDLTQLSTLNNGQIIINGNATFAYTVLDGDVTINGNTIISPTTAKSTYINKSHTLNPAKELQFNILWLNEQDMQDFGVTSNNFFSARIVINDDQTLTLAGDLRVIDHTASFLNDMGLPEDRIHDAAFEAGDEYTLIKAGEDGTGSLEGSFTNTFLPTPAAGLMYEIVLNTADDDNIPDFMKLIVKAAGISPTITPTSTGMTQTMSAIDQAAKNNTAFNTVVTDILNLTTPLKQQAAVQSLQQNNLLSQSATAANLASSNASAMHSRFNAVQQGQTFAFNPTSNQPHQPNQPLAASQQEPTDYMLMLSADSESLSGSPIFDWFNRNSGGLFLTSSYSHTDHNSTANQVGFESYQSDFLIGADFMATENLRLGAAIGYAYVTTDNLNSLGSSETNALNTQIYANYYASPNLRFDATLGYTYADYQLERNLFNGETALGNTHNHQFTAEAGINYLIPETPIKNLILTPFAYLRYANSNIAGYTETEVGALGLNVKSQSTDSLTTSIGALDSFKYELSNSVLEPFISASYEHQFIDQQRSTNVSFIGDPSNPFKAFVDSTDENYVNLSLGSLWALSDKLIFHTTFDTTLFHDEMEAQRLSAGLRFNF
- a CDS encoding beta-ketoacyl-ACP synthase III — its product is MQGTRRSLSRPAGVKITGTGMCIPNKALTNEDLSKMVDTNDEWITQRTGIKTRYIIADGQDTSDLATGAIRQACENANIDPKDLDMVIVASMTQDVICPAMAATVVKKLGAIPCGAYDLNIACTGFVAAINTASCMIESGHYKNIAVCGADALSKITDWKDRRTCVLFGDAAGAAVLSASDDPEVGCLYQGMWSDGERGEVLYVPRTDADIPESEKEAFSGAYNTIQMNGKAVYKFAVNALADCVDEAMSRAGITADQVKMVIPHQSNLRMLQTAWKKLGFPIDKVYVNIDRYGNSSAGTVGLCLHELMDQEKIKEGDYVIFVAQGGGLSWGTSLWKL
- the plsX gene encoding phosphate acyltransferase PlsX; translated protein: MRIAVDVMGGDNAPDAIITGCLDAIELLSSDDTLVLIGDQELIEEAIAERTLSDDDKQRLEIVGTTQSIGMGESPVQAIRDKPDSSLVVMGKMAGRKAGDKKVDVIISAGNTGACVAAAQMSLRRLPGVHRPGIAIILPTFHGPVVLCDVGANPEPRPSHLYQYAKMSAIYSREVLGVDNPRVALLSIGGEENKGNSLVKETNEIIKSDSSINYVGYCEGRSLFKGMADVVVCEGFTGNVVLKLSEGLSKGLFEIIAHEILEEDPGLAMQFEPVAKRVWKKHDYHEYGGAPLLGANSICMICHGSSQARTIKNAIRKAISYAEHHVNDAIVEAFANSEVVAEESA
- the rpmF gene encoding 50S ribosomal protein L32 — translated: MVPQQRQSRTRGRIRRSHDAIKARVSVSCPNCGGIKLPHAACSDCGYVRPGLKLQLNSKED
- a CDS encoding sodium:solute symporter family protein, translated to MNVMTWTYIFVGITFTLYLFIAWRARVKDTKGFYVAGRGIPASANGMATAADWMSAASFIGMAGLIATMGYAGGQYLMGWTGGFVLLALLLAPYLRKFGHFTVPDFIGDRYSSDFARLVAVICAIFISFTYVAGQMRGVGIVFSRFLEVPVTYGVIIGMIIVFIYATLGGMKGITWTQVAQFWILITAFLIPAIAISIKLTGNPIPQLGLGSTITDTTTQSSAFFLDKLNDIGSDLGFGSYTAASGESGGGFNKLLNMFCVALVLMVGTAGLPHVIVRFYTVKNVKAARWSAFWALFFMAGLYLTAPSTAAFARYYMLTTLNNRTYNVPLPPQGITTDTGQTLKLINDADSIPRIAVDHGTDGSFAPEFTSFTTAAGQKRYIIHKTTGDILSELPHWFFNWERTGLIAFFDGDNDGKLKYTGREDNEIFRTGSGAIAAELGTLRTNHQLWLDSNGQQGADARQILTAKNLSGPDRDIIVLATPEMAELSNWIIAFIAAGALAAALSTASGLLLVISSSVAHDLYFRILNNNASETSRLAVGRVTIGFAVVIAGLFGIYPPGFVSQVVAFAFGLAAASFFPAIVLGIFSKRVGTTAAITGMIAGIAFTAFYIIAAVYFKMPHWCFGIGPQGIGVVGMIINFVLTLSLVPFTTGPNEKVQEMIASIREPEYEPPAVDLEHEPASTAADLINA
- a CDS encoding DUF4212 domain-containing protein, which translates into the protein MHDQPPAPPDQKPKRKIDYSNPIIVKSIQKYWERNIRVMGILLLIWAAAGLGCGILFADWLNQFNFPGTGYPLGFWFAQQGAIIIFVIIILIYALTMNKIDNLHKRELDELHTKSKNNDGGVV